A single genomic interval of Pieris brassicae chromosome 14, ilPieBrab1.1, whole genome shotgun sequence harbors:
- the LOC123717963 gene encoding cardioactive peptide, which produces MGASLRVSIVLLGLLLITTCYSARIPNNFNPRLTDDIVLPKKRPFCNAFTGCGRKRSMNPPGMPLQGMMRSRQFEEDNFDTDNSLEDLSRQILSEAKLWEAIQEASAQIARRNQ; this is translated from the exons ATGGGTGCATCACTGCGCGTCTCGATTGTTTTACTTGGACTTTTGCTTATCACCACCTGCTATTCGGCAAGG attccaaataatttcaatCCACGTCTCACGGATGACATAGTATTGCCGAAGAAGAGACCGTTCTGCAATGCGTTCACAG GATGCGGTCGCAAAAGGTCAATGAACCCTCCCGGAATGCCTCTGCAAGGAATGATGCGATCCAGACAG TTTGAAGAAGACAACTTCGACACAGATAACTCCTTAGAAGATCTTTCCCGCCAAATCTTATCTGAAGCAAAACTTTGGGAAGCGATACAAGAAGCGAGCGCGCAAATTGCCAGACGGAACCAATAG